Proteins found in one Triticum urartu cultivar G1812 chromosome 4, Tu2.1, whole genome shotgun sequence genomic segment:
- the LOC125554355 gene encoding annexin D4-like — protein MQQFLAAQPSSNGSTAAAAAAAPPSSPSPLRSRPPRREQQQQQSIVKEATMADEHQELTKAFSGMGGLGVEETALVSALGRWRKQPEKRAQFRRGFPGFFAPAAAGAGAGPIERCSDDYVRHLKTEFARFKTLMVLWAMHPWERDARWAHRALHKKHHPVAVLVELACTRAADELLGARRAYHALYHRSLEEDVAYRVKDAAANRLLLGLVTAYRYEGPRVDEELAKEEAAALSGAVAKAAQSELVVRVLATRSKPQLRATFRLYRELHGKPLEEEFGGEAPCLREAVRCLESPARYFGEVIDGAFKEEADKQAKAALTRVVVSRSDADMEEIKEAYLKQHGAKLVDAVAKNTHGHYRDALLAMIGK, from the exons ATGCAGCAGTTTCTTGCAGCACAGCCGAGCAGTAACGGCAGCactgcagcagcagcagcagcagctccaccgtcgtcgccgtcgcccctgCGTTCGAGGCCACCCAGgagagagcagcagcagcagcagagcaTCGTCAAGGAGGCCACCATGGCCGACGAGCACCAGGAACTCACCAAGGCCTTCTCAG GGATGGGAGGTCTGGGCGTGGAGGAGACGGCGCTGGTGTCGGCGCTGGGGCGGTGGAGGAAGCAGCCGGAGAAGCGGGCGCAGTTCCGCAGGGGCTTCCCGGGCTTCTTcgcgccggcggcggcgggggcgggggcggggccGATCGAGCGCTGCTCCGACGACTACGTGCGGCACCTCAAGACGGAGTTCGCCCGGTTCAAGACCCTCATGGTGCTGTGGGCGATGCACCCGTGGGAGCGCGACGCGCGCTGGGCGCACCGCGCGCTGCACAAGAAGCACCACCCGGTGGCCGTCCTCGTCGAGCTCGCCTGCACGCGCGCCGCCGACGAGCTCCTCGGCGCCCGCCGCGCCTACCACGCGCTCTACCACCGCTCCCTCGAGGAGGACGTCGCGTACCGCGTCAAGGACGCCGCCGCCAACCGCCTGCTCCTCGGGCTCGTCACCGCCTACCGCTACGAGGGCCCGCGCGTCGACGaggagctcgccaaggaggagGCCGCGGCGCTCTCCGGCGCCGTAGCCAAGGCGGCCCAGAGCGAGCTCGTGGTGCGGGTGCTCGCCACCAGGAGCAAGCCGCAGCTCCGGGCGACCTTCAGGCTGTACAGGGAGCTCCACGGCAAGCCGCTGGAGGAGGAGTTCGGCGGCGAGGCGCCGTGCCTGCGGGAGGCCGTGAGGTGCCTCGAGTCGCCGGCCAGGTACTTCGGCGAGGTGATCGACGGGGCGttcaaggaggaggcggacaagCAGGCCAAGGCGGCGCTGACCCGCGTCGTCGTGTCCCGGTCCGACGCCGACATGGAGGAGATCAAGGAGGCCTACCTGAAACAGCACGGGGCCAAGCTCGTGGACGCCGTCGCCAAGAACACCCACGGACATTACAGGGACGCGCTGCTCGCCATGATCGGGAAGTGA